Proteins encoded within one genomic window of Candidatus Binatia bacterium:
- a CDS encoding CDP-abequose synthase encodes MSPKRVLVTGAGGFVGAVLTRRLVTDGHEVHVLVRPGSKYWRLQGILGELHPHVADLRDGEAVREAVRAARPEWIYHLATHGAYAWQGDAEGILATNVLGTANLLAALEEFDYELFVNAGSSSEYGKKPFAMRETDPPEPVTTYGVAKVAQTLLCQQAAREKTRPIVTLRLFSVYGPFEEPTRLVPTLVRRCLEGKELELADPEIAHDFVFVEDVVEAFLRTDELRKLGGEIVNIGSGVQTTLAQLVDLVLRLTQAEVRCRWGAFPRRSWDTDTWVADRTKARRLLGWEPVTPLAKGLARTITWTREREAA; translated from the coding sequence ATGAGCCCGAAGCGCGTCCTCGTCACCGGTGCCGGCGGTTTCGTGGGTGCGGTGCTCACGCGGCGGCTGGTTACCGACGGTCACGAAGTCCACGTCCTGGTGAGGCCGGGCTCGAAGTACTGGCGGCTCCAGGGCATCCTGGGCGAGCTCCACCCGCACGTCGCCGACCTCCGCGACGGGGAAGCGGTGCGCGAAGCGGTCCGAGCGGCACGTCCCGAATGGATCTACCACCTGGCGACCCACGGCGCCTACGCCTGGCAGGGGGACGCGGAAGGAATCCTCGCCACGAACGTCCTGGGAACGGCCAACCTCCTTGCGGCACTCGAGGAGTTCGACTACGAGCTTTTCGTGAACGCGGGAAGCTCCTCGGAATACGGAAAGAAACCCTTCGCGATGCGAGAGACCGATCCGCCGGAGCCCGTCACCACGTACGGGGTGGCCAAGGTCGCCCAGACCCTTCTCTGCCAGCAGGCCGCTCGCGAAAAGACCAGACCGATTGTCACGCTCCGGCTTTTCAGCGTCTACGGCCCCTTCGAGGAGCCGACGCGGCTCGTGCCGACCCTCGTCCGCCGTTGCCTCGAGGGCAAGGAACTCGAGCTCGCGGACCCCGAGATCGCACACGACTTCGTTTTCGTGGAAGACGTCGTCGAGGCGTTTCTCCGCACCGACGAGCTCCGGAAGCTCGGCGGCGAAATCGTCAACATCGGGAGCGGCGTGCAAACGACCCTGGCCCAGCTCGTCGATCTGGTCCTGCGGCTCACGCAGGCGGAAGTGCGTTGCCGCTGGGGTGCGTTCCCGCGCAGGAGCTGGGATACCGACACGTGGGTGGCGGACCGCACCAAGGCCCGCCGCCTCCTGGGGTGGGAGCCCGTGACGCCGCTGGCCAAAGGCCTGGCCCGGACGATCACCTGGACCCGGGAGCGAGAGGCAGCCTGA